The DNA sequence CTGGCCAACCGCCTCGGGGAAACGCTCCCCGAAAAGTTCGACTGGCGCGACCTCGCCGGACGCTCCTACATAGGCCCGATCCGGAACCAGGGGACCTGCGGCTCGTGCTACGCCTTCGCCGCGGCGGCCGCGGCGGAGGGGACGTACAATTTCGCCCTCGGCATGTACGACGGCGCCTGCGTCGATTTCTCCGAGGCGTTCATCGTCTGGTGTCTCGGCGCACTGCCGGAGTACCAGACCCACCTCTACGGCTGCGGCGGCGCCGATTACAAATACGCGGAGCTCGACGCCCTCACCCGCGAGGGGATTCCGTTCGAGTCGGTGTTTCGGTATGCCGACGAGGATTCGCAGGCGTGCCCCGACGCGGCCCGTGCCGCCCCGCGGGCGGTGTTCAAATCCTGGCACCGGATCACCAGCGGCGACATCGAGGCGATCAAGACCGCGATAAACGCCTACGGCCCGGTGGACGCGGCGGTTTTGACGAACGATGCGTTCCTCGCCTATACGGGAGGCGTCTACGATGACGCCAACACCGACTGTCCGGATGGCGACCAGACGGAGACGGACCACGCGGTCTCGCTTGTGGGATGGGACGACAGCCCCCCGGATGGCGGAGGGGGATACTGGATCCTGCGGAACTCGTACGGACGGGACTGGGGCGAGGACGGCTACATGCGGATACGCTATGGCGCCGCGAGGGTCTCATGCGCGGTCAGCTACCTTGTCTACGACGCCTCCGCGGGCCCGGTGCCCACGCCGGTCCCTCCGGTGCTCCTCTCATGCGCCCCCGACCCTCCCACGGTGGGAGCCCCGTTCACCGTCGACGTGACGGTACAGCCCTGGTCGGGGCGGACGGTGGATGCGTGGGCGGTCATTTTCAGTCCGCAGGGCGCCGTCTACTCGTTCAATCCCGCCGATCCCGCCTCCCTCCTGAACCGTGCCGCGCCGCTGGCCGTCTCCATCCCGGGGCTCGCGGGCGCGTATTCGCATCGGCTGCTCGCCCTGACCGTCCCGCAGGGCGTTTCCGGGGGCTACCGGATCGTCGCCGGGCTCGTGCCGGCGGGCGTGGCGCCGACCGGTCCCGAGAGCGCGGTCGACGGCTATCTGGCGCAGCGGGAGATCGTCGTCCCCTGATGCGCGGGAGCTGACGCGCCGGATCTCCTCGCGTCCCGCCGCGTCGGAGCGCCGCCGCCGGCGGAGACAAGCCCGATGGAGCGGTTCGCCCTCGCGCGGTGCCTCCCCGCCACTCTCGCCTGCGCCGCGCCCGGCCCGCTCCGATGCGTCCGAGAAACCGATCATGCGGCCGGGGATCGAGATTCCGCGCCGATGGATGGAGGAGGACCCCGCCCTCCCCGAGGCCTCTTCCTGCTCCCTCCGGTGGCGGAACCTCGGCCGCGGCGCCCGCCGCCTCGAGGGGGGCGGGGTGAGCGCCGTGAGCCCGCGCACCCCCTCGGGCGCCCGCGCCTGCATCGGCTCGGTTCACCGCGCCGCGTTCACGATGCGCCGAATCGGCGCGGTTGATTCAGGGCGGCGGGTGTGCTACAAAAGGGCGAGCAGCAACCGGGAGGTTTGCCATGGCGGTGCGCGCGTACATATTCGTGGAGGTCACGCAGGGCAAGGCGCTTGAGATCAGGGACCGGGTCGCGGTCATCCGCGGCGTGAAGGAGGTGCACTCGGTCACGGGCCCCTACGACCTGATCGCCCGCGTGGAGGGGGACGACATCGGGATGCTCGGGGAGTTCATCGTCTCGCAGATACAGAACGTCCCCGGCGTGGTGCGGACGCTGACGAACATCATCGTGGAGTGAGGGGGAACCGAGGCGGTGATACCAAGCGGAGCGGTGCGGATGACAAAGATCGGATCGGTTCGGATGGCGGCCGCGGCGCTGCTGCTTTCGGGGGCGGGCCTGT is a window from the Chlamydiota bacterium genome containing:
- a CDS encoding Lrp/AsnC family transcriptional regulator; this encodes MAVRAYIFVEVTQGKALEIRDRVAVIRGVKEVHSVTGPYDLIARVEGDDIGMLGEFIVSQIQNVPGVVRTLTNIIVE